One Punica granatum isolate Tunisia-2019 chromosome 3, ASM765513v2, whole genome shotgun sequence genomic window carries:
- the LOC116201986 gene encoding uncharacterized protein At2g34160-like, whose protein sequence is MEEIVEGVNNINLSDSHKKNRIQVSNTKKPLFFYVNLAKRYMQQHNEVELSALGMAIATVVTVAEILKNNGLAVEKKIMTSTVDIKDDSRGRPVQKAKIEIVLGKTANFDELMAAAAEEREAAEAQEQS, encoded by the exons ATGGAAGAGATCGTCGAGGGAGTCAACAACATCAACCTCTCCGATTCTCACAAGAAGAACCGAATTCAGGTCTCTAACACCAAGAAGCCGCTCTTCTTCTACGTCAATCTCGCCAAG AGGTACATGCAGCAGCACAATGAGGTCGAGCTTTCAGCTTTGGGAATGG CTATAGCGACGGTGGTTACGGTTGCTGAAATTCTGAAAAACAATGGCTTGGCCGTGGAGAAGA AGATCATGACATCTACGGTTGACATCAAGGATGATTCCAGAGGAAGACCGGTGCAAAAGGCCAAG ATTGAGATAGTACTTGGGAAAACCGCAAACTTCGATGAGCTAATGGCTGCAGCAGCAGAAGAGAGGGAGGCTGCTGAAGCTCAGGAGCAGAGCTGA
- the LOC116201860 gene encoding phosphoribosylaminoimidazole-succinocarboxamide synthase, chloroplastic, translating to MAQSLNPLKTPKTHGNLPPLHPFPPQKLRLKPKSASFICRSLMSGQNQDQKQQLSLDALIRGGRREELFGAIEGSLYNCLSETNLQLTVPGLKSKIRGKVRDIYDGGDYLVLVTTDRQSAFDRILASIPFKGQVLNETSLWWFDKTRHITSNAVVAAPDRNVTIVKKCSVFPVEFVARGYVTGSTDTSLWTVYRNGVRNYCGNDLPDGLVKNQKLLQNILTPTTKAADHDEPITPEEIVKRGLMTQEDYDEVSKRALQLFDYGQRVAADHGLILVDTKYEFGKGHDGSILLIDEVHTPDSSRYWIGQSYEECFQNGLEPENVDKEFLRLWFKSHCNPYKDEVLPEAPKDLVCELAWRYIFLYETITNSKFQMPPGEEPIHERISRNVASALSCLK from the exons ATGGCTCAGAGCTTAAACCCTCTCAAAACCCCCAAAACCCATGGCAATCTTCCGCCCCTGCACCCATTCCCTCCTCAGAAGCTGAGATTGAAGCCCAAAAGTGCATCTTTCATCTGTCGGTCTCTCATGTCGGGGCAGAATCAGGATCAGAAGCAGCAGCTCTCACTCGATGCCCTCATCAGGGGTGGCCGCAGAGAGGAGCTGTTCGGAGCAATCGAGGGCTCGCTGTACAATTGCCTGTCAGAGACTAACCTTCAGCTCACTGTTCCCGGTCTGAAGTCTAAAATCAGAGGCAAG GTCAGGGACATCTATGATGGTGGTGATTATCTTGTCCTCGTCACAACTGATAGACAAAGTGCATTTGATCGGATTCTTGCATCAATTCCCTTCAAGGGCCAG GTACTTAATGAGACGAGCCTGTGGTGGTTTGATAAAACACGGCACATAACTTCAAATGCTGTTGTTGCAGCTCCTGATAGGAATGTTACCATCGTGAAGAAGTGTTCTGTCTTTCCTGTAGAATTTGTTG CTAGAGGTTACGTGACAGGAAGCACTGATACGTCACTGTGGACTGTCTACAGAAACGGAGTACGGAATTACTGTGGCAATGATCTTCCTGATG GGTTGGTCAAAAACCAGAAGCTACTGCAAAATATACTGACCCCTACAACCAAGGCTGCAGATCATGATGAACCCATCACTCCTGAGGAG ATAGTTAAACGTGGGTTGATGACCCAAGAAGATTATGATGAAGTTAGTAAGAGAGCGCTGCAGTTATTCGATTATGGACAG CGGGTTGCTGCAGATCATGGGCTGATACTGGTGGACACGAAATATGAATTCGGCAAGGGTCATGATGGTTCGATTCTTTTGATTGATGAG GTGCATACCCCTGACTCGAGTAGATATTGGATTGGTCAATCATATGAGGAATGCTTTCAGAATGGTCTGGAACCCGAAAATGTTGACAAG gAGTTCTTGAGGCTGTGGTTCAAGAGCCATTGCAATCCATACAAAGATGAG GTCCTCCCAGAAGCCCCGAAAGATCTGGTTTGCGAGTTAGCCTGGAG GTACATTTTCCTGTATGAGACGATAACAAATTCCAAATTTCAGATGCCACCGGGCGAG gAACCGATACATGAACGAATTTCTCGGAATGTGGCTTCCGCACTGTCATGTTTGAAGTAA